Proteins encoded together in one Rhizobium sp. 11515TR window:
- a CDS encoding aminotransferase class V-fold PLP-dependent enzyme, which translates to MSDDIRSKIGLRPVINVSGTMTSLGASIVVPEAIAAMTAILPQFVEINDLQRKASAVIARLTGGEAGFVTASCSSGISLAVAGTITGNNLLAIERLPDATPDKNEVIVQTGHVVSYGAPVDQAIRLAGGKVVLIGQATSTHRFHMENAISEKTAAAVYVVSHHVVDYGLLHLTEFVEIAHAKGVPVIVDAASEYDLKLFLAQGADIALYSGHKFLGGPTSGIVAGKKELVRNAFLQNMGIGRGMKVGKESIYGTMAALQAWEKRDHAGIRERETGYLNLWKRTLDGRPGVTALIEPDPTNNPLDRMRIIISAPEAHISAWDLAAALARGNPPIIVRDHEVEHHYFYLDPCNLHPGQETIVATRLAEELDKARASNEIIATPIENRSRHRFDGVLNWPD; encoded by the coding sequence ATGTCCGATGATATCCGTAGCAAGATCGGCCTGAGGCCCGTCATCAACGTATCAGGCACCATGACGAGCCTCGGCGCATCGATCGTCGTGCCCGAAGCCATTGCGGCGATGACGGCGATCCTGCCGCAATTCGTTGAGATCAACGACCTCCAGCGCAAGGCAAGCGCCGTCATCGCGCGGCTGACGGGCGGCGAGGCAGGCTTCGTGACGGCATCCTGCTCCTCCGGCATCAGCCTCGCCGTCGCCGGCACCATCACCGGCAACAACCTTCTCGCTATAGAGAGACTGCCTGATGCCACACCGGACAAGAACGAAGTCATCGTGCAGACGGGCCATGTGGTGAGCTACGGCGCCCCCGTGGATCAGGCGATCCGCCTTGCCGGCGGCAAGGTCGTGCTGATCGGTCAGGCAACATCGACGCATCGCTTCCACATGGAAAACGCCATAAGCGAGAAGACGGCAGCGGCCGTCTATGTCGTCTCCCATCATGTGGTCGATTACGGCCTGCTGCACCTGACCGAGTTCGTCGAGATCGCGCATGCCAAGGGCGTGCCAGTTATCGTCGATGCCGCGTCGGAGTACGACCTCAAGCTCTTCCTGGCGCAGGGCGCCGACATCGCTCTCTATTCCGGGCATAAGTTCCTCGGCGGCCCGACATCCGGCATCGTCGCCGGCAAGAAAGAGCTGGTGCGAAACGCCTTCCTGCAGAATATGGGCATTGGCCGCGGCATGAAGGTCGGCAAGGAAAGCATCTATGGCACTATGGCGGCGTTGCAGGCCTGGGAAAAGCGAGATCATGCCGGCATCCGCGAACGCGAGACCGGCTATTTGAACCTGTGGAAACGAACTCTCGACGGCCGCCCCGGCGTCACTGCCCTGATCGAGCCCGATCCCACCAACAACCCGCTCGATCGCATGCGCATCATCATCTCGGCGCCGGAAGCGCATATCAGCGCCTGGGATCTTGCCGCAGCGCTGGCCCGCGGCAATCCGCCGATCATCGTCCGGGATCATGAGGTGGAACATCATTATTTCTATCTCGATCCATGCAACCTGCATCCCGGCCAGGAGACGATCGTCGCGACGAGGCTTGCCGAGGAGCTCGACAAGGCGCGCGCCTCCAACGAGATCATCGCGACACCGATCGAGAACCGCAGCCGGCATCGCTTCGACGGCGTGCTGAACTGGCCGGACTGA
- a CDS encoding IclR family transcriptional regulator codes for MDAKTLSAAPPEGADSIGEAETKGARRSRVSGIDRALQVIDYLYETGAPAGAYAIAKAIKAPLSTVYVIIDDLVEKNMLGRNADGSVWLGARLYHYGLAYARSLDFMSVATREMHDLCRQASETVQVCGRDGDSMLVLAMADGPSHFQVASRVGTRVPLNWTASGRLLVGHLPEEERIELFKHCARTSPTGRAEVDAGVLSDAAGKAFEERLSIQVAESDYAVACIASPVVDRDGQCVATISIVLPEQKAVSDGDHYGEQVRAAAERIEKLMGWRNH; via the coding sequence TTGGACGCCAAGACCCTATCCGCCGCACCCCCTGAAGGCGCCGATTCCATCGGGGAGGCGGAAACCAAAGGCGCGCGCCGTTCGCGCGTAAGCGGCATCGATCGTGCGCTGCAGGTCATCGATTATCTCTATGAAACCGGCGCGCCGGCTGGCGCCTACGCGATTGCCAAGGCGATCAAGGCGCCTCTTTCGACCGTCTACGTGATCATCGACGATCTGGTCGAAAAGAACATGCTTGGCCGCAACGCCGACGGTTCCGTCTGGCTTGGGGCGCGCCTTTACCATTATGGCCTCGCTTATGCCCGGTCGCTGGATTTCATGAGCGTTGCGACGCGCGAAATGCACGATCTTTGCCGGCAGGCGAGTGAGACGGTGCAAGTCTGCGGCCGCGACGGCGATTCCATGCTGGTGCTGGCGATGGCGGACGGACCGAGCCATTTCCAGGTCGCCTCCCGCGTCGGAACGCGCGTGCCGCTCAACTGGACTGCCTCGGGTCGATTGTTGGTCGGGCATTTGCCCGAAGAGGAAAGGATCGAACTTTTCAAGCACTGTGCCCGCACCTCGCCGACCGGTCGGGCCGAGGTCGATGCCGGCGTGCTTTCTGATGCTGCGGGCAAAGCCTTTGAAGAGCGCTTGTCCATCCAGGTCGCGGAGTCCGATTATGCGGTCGCTTGCATCGCCTCGCCGGTCGTTGACCGGGATGGTCAATGTGTCGCGACCATTTCGATCGTGCTTCCTGAACAGAAAGCCGTTTCCGACGGCGACCATTATGGCGAGCAGGTGCGCGCGGCTGCCGAGCGGATCGAAAAGCTGATGGGCTGGCGCAACCACTGA
- a CDS encoding RidA family protein, translating to MAGAYVNTSPTQAASAAQTPYQRLAALGIELPPPPPPIANFVTHVREGNVLYLSGQGPRELDGYLHSGKVGGDVGVDRAYQHARLTGINLLAVMHGALGDLSRVKRVVKLLGMVNAVPHFEDHPSVINGCSDLFIEVFGEAGQHARSAVGFGSLPGNITVEIEAIVSLND from the coding sequence ATAGCAGGAGCATACGTGAACACGTCCCCAACACAGGCCGCTTCAGCAGCGCAAACACCTTACCAGCGACTGGCGGCGCTCGGCATCGAGCTTCCACCGCCGCCGCCGCCGATCGCCAATTTCGTCACCCATGTCCGCGAAGGCAACGTGCTCTACCTTTCGGGTCAAGGGCCGCGGGAGCTGGACGGCTACCTCCATTCCGGCAAGGTCGGCGGTGATGTCGGCGTCGACCGGGCCTATCAGCATGCGCGGCTGACGGGCATCAATCTGCTTGCCGTCATGCACGGTGCGCTCGGCGATCTTTCCCGGGTGAAGCGGGTGGTGAAACTGCTCGGCATGGTCAATGCCGTGCCGCATTTCGAAGATCATCCGAGCGTCATCAATGGCTGCTCTGACCTCTTCATCGAGGTCTTCGGCGAGGCGGGCCAGCATGCCCGTTCGGCCGTCGGTTTCGGCTCGCTTCCCGGCAACATCACGGTCGAAATCGAAGCGATCGTATCGCTCAATGATTAG
- a CDS encoding amidohydrolase/deacetylase family metallohydrolase, translating into MTGEKAGKPLLLTNVKPMAFGGTTVAGVMDILVGADGRIAALGPQLAAPGDVERVDGKGAWISPGWIDLHVHIWHGGTDISIRPSECGAERGVTTLVDAGSAGEANFHGFREYIIEPSRERIKAFLNLGSIGLVACNRVPELRDIKDIDLDRILECYAENSEHIVGIKVRASHVITGSWGVTPVKLGKKIAKILKVPMMVHVGEPPALYDEVLEILGPGDVVTHCFNGKAGSSIIEDEDLYNLAERCAGEGIRLDIGHGGASFSFKVAEAAIKRGLLPYSISTDLHGHSMNFPVWDLATTMSKLLSVGMPFEKVVDAVTHAPASVIKLSMDSRLSVGERADFTIFDLVDADLEATDSNGDVSRLQKLFEPRYAIIGAEAITASRYIPRARKLVRHSHGYSWR; encoded by the coding sequence ATGACCGGTGAAAAAGCGGGCAAACCGCTCCTCCTCACCAATGTGAAGCCCATGGCATTCGGCGGTACCACGGTCGCTGGCGTCATGGACATTCTCGTCGGCGCCGACGGCAGGATCGCCGCTTTAGGCCCGCAGCTCGCCGCTCCCGGCGATGTCGAGCGCGTCGACGGCAAGGGCGCCTGGATCTCTCCCGGCTGGATCGACCTGCATGTCCATATCTGGCATGGCGGCACTGATATCTCGATCCGCCCCTCCGAATGCGGCGCCGAGCGCGGCGTCACGACGCTGGTCGATGCAGGTTCTGCCGGCGAAGCCAATTTTCATGGTTTCCGCGAATATATCATCGAACCGTCCAGGGAACGCATCAAGGCCTTCCTCAATCTCGGTTCGATCGGCCTCGTTGCCTGCAATCGCGTCCCTGAATTGCGTGATATCAAGGATATCGACCTCGACCGCATCCTCGAATGCTATGCCGAGAACAGCGAGCATATCGTCGGCATCAAGGTGCGTGCCAGCCACGTCATCACCGGCTCCTGGGGTGTCACACCCGTCAAGCTCGGCAAGAAGATCGCCAAGATCCTGAAGGTGCCGATGATGGTGCATGTCGGCGAGCCGCCGGCGCTCTATGACGAAGTGCTCGAAATTCTCGGGCCGGGCGATGTCGTCACCCACTGCTTCAACGGCAAGGCCGGGTCGAGCATCATAGAAGATGAGGACCTCTACAATCTCGCGGAGCGCTGCGCCGGCGAAGGCATCCGGCTCGACATCGGCCATGGAGGCGCCTCTTTCTCCTTCAAGGTCGCGGAAGCGGCGATCAAGCGCGGCCTGCTGCCCTACTCGATCTCGACCGACCTGCATGGGCATTCCATGAACTTCCCCGTCTGGGATCTGGCGACCACCATGTCCAAGCTGCTCTCGGTCGGCATGCCGTTCGAGAAGGTCGTGGACGCTGTCACCCATGCGCCGGCTTCGGTCATCAAGCTTTCGATGGACAGCCGGCTGTCGGTCGGCGAGCGAGCCGATTTCACCATCTTCGATCTCGTGGATGCGGATCTCGAGGCGACCGATTCCAACGGCGATGTCTCGCGCCTGCAGAAGCTGTTCGAGCCGCGTTACGCAATCATCGGCGCGGAGGCGATCACCGCCAGCCGCTACATACCGCGCGCTCGCAAACTCGTCCGCCACAGCCACGGCTATTCGTGGCGCTAA
- a CDS encoding ABC transporter permease, producing the protein MADIATDTPKQAQSERSKFLRRLLKRKTVAAGLIVLTIFVVLAILAPWIAPYSPSKLSIVNRLKPPSGVYWFGTDEFGRDIFSRTIYAGRLSLLVGAAVVALSAAIGVTLGLLAGFFQRLDTPIARLIDAMMAFPDILLAIALVAALGPSLTTVIVALSIVYAPRLARIVRASTLVIRELPYVEAAKALGISTFHIMTRHVLRNLLSPILVQGSFLFASAMLAEAGLSFLGLGVSPEIPTWGTMIAAGRQYIGQADWMTYFPGFAIILSVLSLQMVGDGLRDMLDPRLRKDL; encoded by the coding sequence ATGGCCGATATCGCAACCGATACACCAAAGCAGGCACAGAGCGAGCGAAGCAAGTTCCTTCGCCGGCTTCTGAAGCGCAAGACCGTCGCTGCCGGCCTCATCGTGCTGACGATCTTCGTGGTGCTTGCCATCCTCGCCCCCTGGATCGCGCCCTATTCGCCCTCGAAGCTCTCGATCGTCAATCGACTGAAACCCCCAAGTGGCGTTTACTGGTTCGGCACCGACGAGTTCGGCCGCGATATCTTCTCGCGCACCATCTATGCAGGACGATTGTCGCTGCTGGTCGGAGCCGCCGTTGTGGCATTATCGGCGGCGATCGGCGTTACGCTGGGCCTGCTGGCCGGCTTCTTCCAAAGGCTCGACACGCCGATCGCCCGCCTCATCGATGCGATGATGGCGTTTCCCGACATTTTGCTTGCGATCGCGCTTGTCGCAGCCCTCGGCCCGTCTCTGACGACTGTTATCGTCGCGCTGTCGATCGTGTACGCACCGCGGCTGGCCCGCATCGTCCGCGCCTCGACCCTTGTCATCCGCGAACTCCCTTACGTGGAGGCTGCCAAGGCTCTCGGCATCTCGACATTCCACATCATGACCCGGCATGTGCTTAGAAACCTCCTGTCGCCGATCCTGGTGCAGGGCTCGTTTCTCTTTGCCAGCGCCATGCTGGCCGAAGCCGGGCTCTCGTTTCTCGGCCTCGGCGTCAGCCCCGAAATCCCGACTTGGGGAACCATGATCGCCGCCGGCCGCCAATATATCGGCCAGGCCGACTGGATGACCTATTTCCCTGGCTTTGCCATCATTCTCTCCGTGCTCTCGCTGCAAATGGTCGGCGACGGCTTGCGGGACATGCTCGATCCAAGACTTCGAAAGGACCTGTAA
- a CDS encoding ABC transporter permease: protein MIRYILQRLAGMIVVMFLVVTIVFVIVRVTPGDPAAVMLGPDATAQDIAELRTRLGLDQSIVVQYLFYVGQLLKGDLGQSIFLNIPVSSALLERAEPTFFLTLFSLLIAGIIALPIGIYAAYRRGSLVDQASMAIGMLAASIPSFWLGLILMQVFAVRLGVFPVSGYGGPGASFLGRMYHLTLPAVALGLVSSALILRFTRASMLDVLGDDYIRTARAKGLIERRVVLKHALKNALIPILTVLGLTAAVLISGAVVTETVFGLPGVGSLVVSAVLRRDYPVIQGALLVIAGLYVLINFAIDMLYLMVDPRVRY from the coding sequence ATTATACGCTACATCCTTCAACGTCTCGCGGGCATGATCGTCGTGATGTTTCTCGTCGTCACGATCGTTTTCGTGATCGTGCGCGTGACCCCCGGCGATCCGGCCGCCGTCATGCTCGGCCCGGATGCGACCGCGCAGGATATTGCCGAACTGCGAACCCGGCTTGGCCTCGACCAGTCCATCGTCGTCCAATACCTGTTCTATGTCGGGCAGTTGCTGAAGGGCGATCTCGGCCAATCGATCTTCCTCAATATTCCGGTTTCCTCCGCGCTTCTTGAACGCGCCGAGCCGACCTTTTTTCTGACGCTATTTTCGCTCCTGATCGCTGGCATCATCGCATTGCCGATCGGCATCTATGCCGCCTATCGGCGCGGATCGCTCGTCGATCAGGCTTCGATGGCGATCGGCATGCTGGCTGCAAGCATTCCAAGCTTCTGGCTTGGCCTCATCCTGATGCAGGTCTTCGCGGTGCGCCTGGGAGTGTTCCCGGTGTCCGGCTACGGCGGGCCAGGCGCAAGCTTCCTGGGTCGTATGTATCATCTGACACTGCCGGCCGTCGCACTCGGTCTCGTCTCCTCCGCACTGATCCTGCGCTTCACCCGCGCATCGATGCTCGACGTGCTCGGGGACGACTATATCCGCACCGCCCGCGCCAAAGGGCTGATCGAACGCCGCGTCGTCCTCAAACACGCGCTGAAGAACGCACTGATCCCCATTCTCACTGTTCTGGGTCTGACAGCCGCGGTGCTGATTTCCGGCGCTGTCGTCACCGAGACCGTCTTCGGTCTGCCAGGCGTCGGAAGCCTCGTCGTCTCGGCGGTGCTGCGCCGCGACTATCCGGTGATCCAAGGGGCCCTGCTCGTCATCGCCGGCCTCTACGTCCTGATCAATTTTGCGATCGACATGCTCTACCTGATGGTTGATCCGAGAGTACGCTACTGA
- a CDS encoding ABC transporter substrate-binding protein, which produces MKLGLGFLIAAALIAAPSLLMAQEKGGVINVATIGEPPTLDPMTSTADLVGIVTQHIFETLYTFDKGWNVTPLLAESLPEISADGKTYTIKLRTGIKFHDGSIMTSNDVVASLNRWIKLASRGKQAGGFIESITAQDPATVVIKLKQPYAPLISLLAFNNSAAIIIPASKQADTMTDFIGTGPYMLKERKPDQYIQLVRFDGYKPRDGESNGYGGARHQYLDEIRFVPVPDANTRVEAAISGQYDYIDSLPVESFDKLKSASATQPLLLKPFGYPVFVFNTADGITKNVAIRKAIRQALSMEDMLAAAFGSTNFYTVDGNMYPAPYTWSTDAGVKGNYNVADPEGAATAAKAAGYKGEPIRILTSRQYEFHYKMAQVAAEYLKQAGFTVDLQVVDWATLTQRRADKALWDIYISHSPFLPEPALIGTLSPSSPGWWTTPTSKAAIDAFNTEVDPKKRVKLWANVQKTIYDEAPMMKIGDFNAVAAISTKLQGVDPAPWPYFWNASIKK; this is translated from the coding sequence ATGAAGTTAGGACTCGGATTCCTGATTGCGGCTGCTTTGATTGCGGCGCCCTCGCTGCTGATGGCCCAGGAAAAAGGCGGCGTTATTAATGTCGCGACCATCGGCGAGCCGCCGACGCTCGATCCCATGACCTCCACGGCCGATCTCGTCGGTATCGTCACCCAACATATCTTCGAAACGCTCTACACCTTCGACAAGGGATGGAACGTCACGCCGCTGCTTGCCGAAAGCCTGCCCGAGATTAGTGCCGACGGCAAAACCTATACGATCAAACTTAGGACCGGCATTAAGTTCCATGATGGCAGCATCATGACCTCCAACGATGTGGTCGCCTCGCTGAACCGCTGGATCAAGCTGGCATCGCGCGGCAAGCAGGCGGGCGGCTTCATCGAATCGATCACCGCCCAGGATCCGGCGACCGTCGTCATCAAGCTGAAGCAGCCCTATGCGCCCCTTATCTCGCTGCTTGCCTTCAACAACTCCGCCGCCATCATCATTCCGGCCAGCAAGCAGGCGGACACGATGACCGACTTCATCGGCACCGGCCCCTATATGCTGAAGGAGCGCAAGCCCGACCAGTATATCCAGCTGGTGCGTTTCGATGGCTACAAGCCGCGCGATGGCGAAAGCAACGGTTACGGGGGCGCCCGCCATCAATATCTCGACGAAATCCGTTTCGTTCCCGTTCCCGATGCCAATACCCGCGTCGAGGCGGCTATTTCCGGCCAGTACGACTATATCGACAGTCTTCCGGTCGAATCCTTCGACAAGCTGAAGTCCGCTTCGGCGACCCAGCCGCTGCTCCTGAAGCCGTTCGGCTATCCGGTCTTCGTCTTCAATACCGCCGACGGCATCACGAAGAATGTCGCGATCCGCAAAGCGATCCGTCAGGCGCTCAGCATGGAAGATATGCTGGCGGCAGCCTTCGGCAGCACAAATTTCTATACGGTTGACGGCAATATGTATCCTGCCCCCTATACCTGGAGCACGGATGCCGGCGTCAAAGGGAACTACAACGTCGCCGATCCGGAAGGTGCTGCAACTGCCGCCAAGGCGGCAGGTTACAAGGGCGAACCGATCCGCATCCTGACCAGTCGCCAGTACGAATTCCATTACAAGATGGCGCAGGTCGCGGCCGAATATCTGAAACAGGCGGGCTTCACGGTAGACCTTCAGGTAGTCGACTGGGCAACGCTGACCCAGCGCCGGGCCGACAAGGCACTGTGGGACATCTATATCAGCCACAGCCCCTTCCTTCCGGAACCGGCGCTGATCGGCACGCTGTCGCCAAGCTCGCCTGGCTGGTGGACGACGCCGACGAGCAAGGCCGCGATCGACGCGTTCAACACAGAGGTCGATCCCAAGAAGCGCGTCAAACTTTGGGCGAATGTTCAAAAGACCATCTATGATGAAGCTCCCATGATGAAGATCGGCGATTTCAACGCCGTTGCAGCGATCTCCACCAAGCTTCAGGGCGTGGACCCCGCGCCATGGCCCTACTTCTGGAACGCATCGATCAAGAAATAA
- a CDS encoding glucan 1,4-alpha-glucosidase: protein MAPYDASGPNVNGIEPRWTSSAKSGVGTALSPACRIWFTLSHGILNEIYYPRVDSACTRDIGLIVTGPDGYFSEEKRDTESVVTTVEDGVPAYRLINTAIDGRYRIIKRIIVDPMRSSLLQQISFEPLEGTIHDYRLYLLAAPHLINAGYGNTGWVEDYKGTPMLFATGTGGVSMALAVSGGWRTASAGYVGISDGWQQLQKEARLDPAVARAVDGNVALTGEIDLIGGSDTVTVSLGFGSHPKEAGYNALASLQAGYDSAERSYVADWRTWQDGLLALDEPRAPPPEVNRYRISTAVLATHRPLSFEGPAVASLSIPWGFAKGDEDLGGYHLVWPRDLVETAGGFLAAGASQDALRILAYLRVIQEEDGHWPQNCWLDGEPYWTGIQMDECAFPILLADALRREGILTGDLLLSYVPMVESAARYVVVNGPVTGEDRWEEDGGFSPFTLAVEIAALLAAADILEIAGQTHNADYLRQTADAWNDQIERWTYVSSDAESATLGVKGYYVRIAPPEIADGSSPADGFVPIKNRPPAESFLPTARVVSPDALALVRFGLRAADDPRILDTVRVIDSQLKCDLPQGPLWYRYTGDGYGEHEDGGPFDGTGIGRPWPLLAGERAHYELAAGRPDVALELLKTLEQSAGQGGLLPEQVWDQPDVPERGLVLGKPSGSAMPLVWAHAEHIKLLRSLRDGVVFDMPPQGAERYVTNKVTAPFVPWRFNNKLSQLAIGKRLRIEVMARAIIRWSFDGWASVTDTETNQNGFGIHVGELSCERLPKGGSIAFTFYWPDADHWEGEDFSVSVVEAP, encoded by the coding sequence ATGGCGCCTTACGATGCTTCCGGCCCCAACGTGAACGGTATCGAACCTCGTTGGACGTCCAGTGCGAAGAGCGGGGTTGGCACGGCACTTTCGCCAGCCTGCCGTATCTGGTTCACTCTCAGTCACGGCATCTTGAACGAAATCTATTATCCCCGCGTCGACAGCGCCTGTACCCGCGACATCGGATTGATCGTCACAGGTCCCGATGGTTATTTTTCGGAAGAAAAGCGCGATACGGAGAGCGTCGTCACTACGGTCGAGGATGGCGTTCCGGCCTATCGGTTGATCAATACTGCGATCGATGGTCGTTACAGGATCATCAAGCGCATCATCGTCGATCCGATGCGCAGCAGCTTGCTCCAGCAGATATCGTTCGAGCCGCTTGAGGGAACGATCCACGACTATCGTCTCTATCTGCTTGCCGCCCCGCATCTCATCAATGCCGGTTATGGCAATACGGGGTGGGTGGAAGACTATAAGGGCACGCCGATGCTTTTTGCGACGGGCACAGGCGGAGTCTCGATGGCGCTTGCCGTCAGCGGCGGTTGGCGAACGGCATCTGCCGGCTATGTCGGTATTTCCGACGGATGGCAGCAATTGCAGAAAGAGGCTCGGTTGGATCCGGCCGTCGCACGTGCCGTCGACGGCAACGTTGCCCTGACCGGTGAGATCGATCTGATCGGCGGCAGCGACACCGTCACCGTATCGCTCGGCTTTGGAAGCCATCCAAAAGAGGCCGGCTATAATGCTCTTGCCAGCTTGCAGGCCGGCTATGACAGCGCCGAGCGAAGCTATGTTGCCGACTGGCGGACCTGGCAAGACGGATTGCTGGCCCTCGACGAACCGAGAGCGCCGCCGCCCGAAGTCAATCGCTATCGAATCTCGACAGCCGTTCTGGCGACGCACCGGCCACTCTCCTTCGAAGGTCCGGCCGTTGCCTCTCTCTCCATTCCGTGGGGCTTTGCCAAGGGCGACGAAGACCTCGGTGGCTATCATCTGGTCTGGCCGCGCGATCTGGTCGAGACAGCCGGCGGCTTCCTGGCTGCAGGCGCTTCACAGGATGCGCTGCGTATTCTGGCCTATCTGCGCGTCATCCAGGAAGAGGATGGGCATTGGCCACAGAATTGCTGGCTGGACGGCGAGCCCTACTGGACCGGGATACAGATGGACGAATGTGCCTTCCCGATCCTACTTGCCGATGCGCTGCGCCGCGAAGGGATTCTTACAGGCGATCTTCTGCTGTCCTACGTGCCGATGGTCGAAAGCGCCGCACGCTATGTCGTCGTCAACGGTCCCGTCACGGGTGAGGACCGTTGGGAGGAAGACGGCGGCTTTTCTCCCTTCACGCTGGCGGTTGAGATTGCTGCGCTACTGGCGGCGGCCGATATTCTGGAAATTGCCGGTCAAACGCATAATGCGGATTATCTGCGGCAGACTGCGGATGCCTGGAACGATCAGATCGAGCGCTGGACCTATGTCAGCAGCGATGCGGAAAGCGCCACTCTGGGGGTGAAGGGCTATTATGTCCGCATTGCGCCGCCTGAGATCGCCGACGGAAGCTCGCCCGCCGATGGTTTCGTGCCGATCAAAAATAGGCCACCTGCAGAATCCTTCCTGCCGACCGCTCGAGTCGTCAGTCCCGATGCCCTGGCGCTGGTCCGGTTCGGATTGCGAGCCGCCGACGATCCTCGCATCCTCGACACCGTCAGGGTGATTGATTCCCAGCTCAAATGCGACCTGCCGCAAGGGCCGCTATGGTATCGCTATACCGGCGACGGCTATGGTGAGCATGAAGATGGCGGCCCGTTCGACGGCACGGGCATTGGGCGGCCATGGCCGTTGCTTGCAGGCGAACGCGCCCATTATGAGCTTGCGGCCGGCCGACCGGATGTAGCTCTTGAGTTGCTCAAGACACTCGAGCAGTCCGCCGGTCAAGGCGGATTGCTGCCGGAACAGGTGTGGGACCAGCCCGATGTGCCGGAGCGAGGGCTTGTCCTCGGAAAACCCTCCGGCAGCGCCATGCCGCTCGTCTGGGCTCATGCGGAGCATATCAAGCTCCTGCGCTCGCTGAGAGACGGCGTTGTTTTCGACATGCCGCCGCAGGGTGCCGAGCGTTACGTGACAAACAAGGTGACGGCACCCTTCGTGCCGTGGCGTTTCAACAACAAGCTGTCGCAGCTTGCCATCGGCAAGCGCTTGCGGATTGAGGTCATGGCGCGGGCGATCATTCGCTGGAGTTTCGACGGTTGGGCCAGCGTCACCGATACCGAAACGAACCAGAACGGCTTCGGCATACATGTTGGCGAGCTTTCATGCGAACGCCTGCCCAAAGGCGGGTCGATTGCCTTTACCTTTTACTGGCCTGACGCCGATCATTGGGAAGGAGAGGATTTCTCCGTCTCGGTCGTTGAAGCGCCATAG
- a CDS encoding ROK family protein, with amino-acid sequence MSQALESRKTNVKLKKAVAPAATEELVVLAIDLGGSHVKMRLSSGSERRAAVSGPAMSAKQMVQAVKDLTSDWQYDVIGMGYPGPVSNNKPAMEPHNLGSGWQDFDFSAAFGKPVKLVNDAVMQAIGNYKDGNMLFLGLGTGLGSAMIANHVCLPMELAHLPYKKRGTFEDFIGERGLEKYGKKKWRELVGEIVERLRAALLPHEIVIGGGNAEKLKELPPGCRVGENENAFLGGFRLWKDGTLSF; translated from the coding sequence ATGAGTCAGGCATTAGAGAGCCGCAAAACGAACGTAAAACTGAAGAAAGCCGTCGCACCAGCTGCGACGGAAGAGCTTGTCGTCTTGGCGATCGATCTCGGCGGTTCGCATGTCAAAATGCGCCTCAGCTCCGGCAGCGAGCGCCGGGCGGCCGTCTCGGGGCCCGCAATGTCGGCGAAACAGATGGTCCAGGCCGTCAAGGACTTGACGAGTGATTGGCAATACGACGTTATCGGCATGGGATATCCAGGCCCGGTTTCCAACAATAAACCCGCCATGGAACCGCACAATCTGGGAAGTGGCTGGCAGGATTTCGATTTTTCCGCCGCTTTCGGCAAGCCGGTCAAGCTTGTCAACGATGCCGTGATGCAGGCAATCGGCAACTACAAGGACGGCAACATGCTGTTTCTCGGCCTCGGCACCGGATTGGGCTCGGCGATGATTGCCAATCACGTTTGCCTGCCCATGGAACTCGCCCATCTGCCCTACAAGAAGCGGGGCACCTTCGAAGACTTCATCGGCGAGCGCGGCCTTGAAAAATACGGCAAGAAAAAGTGGCGCGAGTTGGTCGGGGAGATCGTTGAAAGATTGAGGGCAGCGCTGCTGCCCCATGAAATCGTCATTGGCGGCGGCAACGCCGAAAAGCTCAAGGAGCTGCCACCCGGCTGTCGTGTCGGCGAGAACGAAAACGCGTTTCTCGGAGGATTTCGCCTTTGGAAGGATGGGACTTTGAGCTTCTAG